The following are encoded together in the Chanodichthys erythropterus isolate Z2021 chromosome 16, ASM2448905v1, whole genome shotgun sequence genome:
- the gorasp1a gene encoding Golgi reassembly-stacking protein 1a translates to MGLTQSSGAPEGGTEGYHVHGIQEDSPAEKAGLEPFFDFIISIGNNRLNQENDLLKDLLKANVEKPVKMEVYSTKTMRIRELEVVPSNMWGGQGLLGASVRFCSFHGANENVWHVLDVEPNSPAALAGLQEHSDFIVGADQVLQDSEDFFSLIEAHEGKPLKLLVYNTDTNKCREVVVTPNGAWGGEGSLGCGIGYGYLHRIPAQPDSPKSEKITSPVAGTPEQEFPTNGFTEVPLMASGQSMSGLDLETPLPPPIQRVMDPGFSDQSEVAMMNSEVSDMADRLDLSVSSIDMTNTSLAVREDVDVSGVEELQGREVPCLDEKITEQYPAVDFSSSVTPPSDVSPPLSLSHPLLPNLPLDHSMPTDMASLNSSIPSLESSVPPIDISSLLIDPAGLHLESSALPAEYPMQPNESSPFPSETDVNQGFSDEPQSLKSSWSEGKAEADLMSFNSHSADVKDEAALQ, encoded by the exons ATGGGTTTAACGCAGAGCAGTGGTGCACCTGAGGGGGGAACAGAAGGATATCACGTGCATGGG ATTCAAGAGGACTCGCCCGCTGAGAAAGCTGGTTTGGAGCCCTTTTTTGATTTCATCATATCCATTGGCAATAATCGTCTT AATCAGGAGAATGATTTGCTCAAGGACCTCCTCAAGGCTAATGTGGAGAAACCAGTGAAAATGGAAGTGTATAGTACAAAGACCATGAGGATCCGGGAATTGGAAGTGGTTCCCAGCAACATGTGGGGAGGTCAAGGACTTCTGGGAGCCAGTGTCCGCTTCTGTAGCTTTCATGGAGCCAATGAAAATGTTTGGCATGTTCTT GATGTGGAGCCAAATTCACCGGCAGCACTGGCCGGACTCCAGGAGCATTCAGACTTCATTGTTGGAGCTGACCAGGTTCTGCAAGAT TCAGAGGATTTCTTCTCCTTAATTGAAGCCCATGAGGGAAAACCATTGAAGTTGCTGGTCTACAATACAGATACCAATAAATGCAGGGAAGTGGTTGTCACACCAAATGGTGCCTGGGGGGGAGAAGGAAG TCTTGGCTGTGGCATTGGATATGGCTACTTGCACCGAATCCCAGCACAACCCGACAGCCCAAAATCTGAAAAAATCACTTCTCCTGTGGCAGGGACGCCAGAGCAAGAATTTCCTACAAATGGATTCACAGAG GTGCCCTTAATGGCGTCTGGTCAGTCAATGAGCGGCTTGGATCTTGAAACCCCACTTCCACCTCCCATTCAGAGAGTCATGGATCCTG GTTTCTCAGATCAGTCAGAAGTGGCCATGATGAATTCAGAGGTGTCAGACATGGCAGACCGACTGGACCTATCCGTTTCGTCCATTGACATGACAAACACATCCCTAGCTGTCCGAGAGGACGTTGACGTATCAGGTGTTG AGGAGCTTCAAGGCCGTGAGGTTCCTTGTCTTGACGAGAAAATTACAGAGCAATACCCTGCTGTGGATTTCAGTTCCTCTGTTACACCAccttcagatgtttctcctcccCTTTCTCTCTCCCACCCTCTTCTCCCAAATCTGCCTCTTGATCATAGCATGCCGACAGACATGGCGTCTTTGAATTCTTCAATCCCATCGCTCGAATCTTCTGTGCCTCCTATAGACATCTCTTCCCTGCTCATTGACCCCGCCGGCCTTCATCTCGAGTCATCCGCTCTGCCTGCAGAATATCCCATGCAACCAAACGAGTCCTCACCTTTCCCCTCAGAAACTGATGTCAATCAGGGTTTTTCTGATGAGCCACAGTCTCTGAAGAGCAGCTGGTCCGAGGGCAAAGCAGAGGCCGACCTGATGTCTTTTAATTCTCATAGTGCAGATGTCAAAGATGAAGCTGCTCTTCAGTAG
- the vopp1a gene encoding VOPP1 WW domain binding protein a, which produces MRQLCGLLFTLLFAEAVAEKKYCWYFEGDYPVYFICKTYEDCCGTQCCVRALSGQRIWYFWLLLIIGILCCCSTGYFIRRRVHPYPPPGEPDFNVAFTRHPIISPGLHQAGFHSYGDSETAVISTVYPVQTHPGHVTAVYSALPSYYSQPPPSYDQVMQGSQKK; this is translated from the exons ATGCGACAATTATGCGGCCTCCTCTTCACACTTTTATTTGCTGAG GCTGTTGCTGAAAAAAAGTACTGTTGGTATTTCGAAGGAGATTATCCAGTATACTTCAT ATGCAAGACATATGAGGACTGCTGTGGAACACAATGCTGTGTTCGAGCCCTTTCTGGTCAGAGAATATGGTATTTCTG GCTGTTGCTGATAATTGGAATTCTGTGCTGCTGCAGTACTGGGTACTTCATTCGCAGACGTGTCCACCCTTACCCTCCACCTGGGGAACCTGATTTTAACGTGGCCTTCACCAGACACCCCATCATATCTCCAG GACTGCATCAGGCTGGCTTTCACAGTTATGGAGACTCAGAGACTGCAGTCATTTCCACCGTCTACCCAGTGCAGACCCACCCCGGTCACGTGACTGCAGTGTATTCAGCCCTGCCGTCCTACTACAGCCAGCCTCCTCCTTCCTATGATCAGGTCATGCAGGGCTCGCAGAAGAAATAA